The nucleotide window AAGTGTCTGATTGTGAAGTATGTCTGCAAGGGAAGCTAGTAAGGAAGCCATTCCAGAAAACAAGATGGAGGGCCAAGAAGAAGCTTCAACTGGTTCACTCAGATGTTTGTGGGCCTATGCCTGAGGAGTCACTGAACAAAAGCAAGTACTTTGTGACCTTCATTGATGACTGCACAAGATTTTGCTGGGTCTACTTTCTCAAACAAAAATCAGAAGTTGATGAAGTATTTCTGAGGTTCAAACAAGAGGTGGAGAATGAAGcaaattgtaaaataaagaCAGTGAGGAGtgataatggtggtgagtaTACCTCAAAAAGGTTCAAAGCCATCTGTGAGGACTCTGGCATAAAGCAGCAGTTTACAGTTCCTTACACtccccaacaaaatggggtgAGTGAAAGGAAAAATAGAAGCATTGTGGAGATGGGAAGATGTATGCTACAAGGCAAACAACTACCCAAGAGCTTCTGGGCAGAAGCAGTAAATACTGCTGTCTTCTTGTTGAATAGGTTACCAACCAAAGCTCTCAACAAGCAGACATCATTCGAGGCATGGCACGGGTACAAACCAAAGGTTAGTGGACTAAGAACATTTGGTTGTCTATGCTATTACTTGACTCCTTCAGTCAGTAGAGACAAGCTTGATCATAGAGGTGAGGCTGGTATCTTTGTAGGGTATAGTTCTCAGTCTAAAGCCTATAGAGTGTATTGTCCTGATGCACAAAAGATTACTGTGAGTAGAGATGTGATTTTTTGTGAAGATAAAAATTGGGAGAGGGCagtatttgaaaagaaaatggcTGACAATATTGTAGTTGAAGCTAATGTGCAGAATGAGGATGAGTTAAATGAGGAAGCAGATCTACAGAATGAGTGTGAGCTGATTGAAGATGAATTGATTGATAGTTTGCCTATGCGAGGTACAAGACCACTGGCAGAGGTCTATGCCAGATGTAATGTGGCTCTCCTAGAACCAGGAACAGTTGAGGAAGCAAAAGGAAGTGTGGAGTGGGCCTCAGCTATGAAAGAAGAACTGAGCATGATCAACAAGAACAACACATGGCAACTTGTATCTAAGCCTGATCACAAGAAGACTATAGGTGTCAAATGGGTTTTTAAGACAAAATTGAACCCAAATGGCACTGTGAACAAGTATAAAGCCAGGTTGGTTGTGAAGGGATATGCTCAAGTGAGTGGGGTGGACTACTCTGAAACTTTTGCTCCGGTTGCTCGCATGGATACCATCAGATTGCTACTAGCTGTTGCTGCACAGAAAAGGTGGACCATCTATCAGCTGGATGTGAAATCAGCTTTCCTAAATGGTGACCTATCTGAGGACATCTATGTAGACCAACCAGAAGGATTTGTTGTTAAAGGCCATGAAGACAAAGTGTATAAGCTGAGGAAAGCCTTGTATGGGTTGAAACAAGCTCCCAGGGCTTGGTATAGCAAAATTGATTGTTATCTGCATCAGCTTGGGTTCCAGAAGAGTCTAAGTGAAGTCACTCTGTACTACAAACGGAGTGAGAGAGGCCTTGTGGTGGTGTCTATCTATGTCGATGATCTGCTTGTTACAGGAGAGGAGGAGAGTGAGATAGTGAAGCTGAAGGTAGGACTGATGAAGCAGTTTGAGATGACAGATTTGGGGAGAATGTCTTACTTTCTTGGCATGGAGATTCAGCAAAAAGAAGGTGAGATATTCATCTGTCAGAAAAAGTACATCAGAGAGGTCCTAAAGAGGTTTGAAATGGGAGAATGCAAGACAGTCACTACTCCTGTTAATCAGAAAGAGAAGTTAAGCAAGAGTAATGTGCAGGATTCTGAGCATGAGAATGAGTACAGAAGTCTAGTAGGCTGTCTAATGTATTTAACAACTACTAGGCCTGACATTCAGTATGAAGTGAGTATTCTATCGAGGTTCCTTCATTGTGCAGCTAAGGAACATCTTACTGCAGCAAAAAGGGTGTTGAGATATCTAAAGGGGACTCAAAGTTATGGTGTGAAATTCAAAGCAGTTCCTGAGATGAAGCTGGTTGGTTTTGTAGATAGTGACTGGGGTGGTTCGGTGGAAGACATGAAAAGCACAACGGGTTTCTGTTTTTCACTTGGATCAGGTTGTTTTTCCTGGAGCTCAAAGAAACAGGAAGTTGTAGCACAGTCTACAGCTGAAGCTGAATTTGTGGCTGCAACTGCAGCTGCAAAGCATGCAGTATGGCTCAGGAAGTTACTCTGTGATTTGGGGCTGCAAGAGAAAAGATCAACTGTGTTGTATGTGGACAATCAAGCTGCAATTGCAATTGCTCAGAATCCAGTCTTTCATGGCAAGACTAAACACTTCAAGCTGAGATTCTATTATCTGCGTGAAGTACAACAGGAGGAAGAGGTGGAGCTGAAGTATTGCAAGACAGATAATCAGATAGCTGATGTCTTCACCAAGCCTCTTGCTGTTAGTCGATTTAGTCAATTGATTCATGAAGTTGGAATGTGTCCAGGTCTCTAATCCAAGGAGGAGAAATGTTAGATAATGTATTAGGAcctgatatttatttatttctgtttTATGCTTATGTGTATGATTCAGTTAATAGGGTCAAAGTCATTAGTGGCCTCAGAGgcaagttaatttttttttgttcagcTAGTTTCTAGTTTTAAGGAAGTGGAGTCCTATTCTTAAGGTAGTGGAGTGAGTGgttagtttctttttctttctgttatTGTATTTAACAGTTTATTGAATAGTGTCAGTGTGCAGTTTCAGCTTCTTCAGTTCTCTAGTgttcaactctctctctctttttctctgaaCATACAACAGTTCGAGTGTGAGATCTGCAAATACATTGCAGAACAGTGAGTGAGAGTGTGTGAGGATTGAGTGAAACAACAACAACTATAGCTAGAGTTTGGAATCTTGCACATAAAGTGTTATATTCTGAGTGTTATAGAGGagaatcttttcttttttggtgaGCATGGCCACCATGTTTCGCCTccaactttcttctttttgtttcccCTTTTGCTTCGTCGATTAAGACTTTGCATCCaggtttttcttttcaaacCTCGAATCTATTCTGTTCTTCATTTTTTGGTTTTCATTCTGATAAATCaaaacttatataattatatatatgtatgtgctGCTTTGACCTTAGCTTGCATCAGATTTTTAGTAGGAAAAAAGTAGAAACAATCATGATTCATTCATcaacttttgtttttttcatttGCTGACATTATTTGACTACTTTTTTGGCAGAAAGAAACTGTTTGAAGACTGAAGAAGCCGAAGCCGAAGCCGAATCCTCTTACCTTGTGTTTTTGTTTAAGACAAGAAAGATTGTTTTGTTAGATCTGTTTTGGGAGCACCAACATGAGAGATGGTGGAGTGTTATCATCAGGTACCATGCTGGAACctactcctcctcctcctcctcctccactACCACCCCCACCAGCACCAcctccaacaacaacaacatcaatatCAGTGGACTATGATTACATCAACGAACTCTTTGTAGATGGTTGCTGGTTAGCAGCTTCTtcttctgctgctgctgctgctgatgGATCTGCTGATTTCTATGTGCCAAGTCCTTCTTTTTCAAACCCCATATTTGATCCATTCTCTTGGCCTTGCTTGGATACTGAACAAATTGAATCCCAAGCACGAGAACGAGAACAAgaacatgaaaaacaagaacaacCACCACCTTTTAGCCATGACTTAGTTGTTGCTGCTAATAGTTGTAGCCGGAATCAGCAACAACAGTATCATCACTATGAGAATCAGTCAGTGGAAAACAATAATCCAAATCCTAATAATCCTTCTGAGTTTTTCAGAAGATGGTGGATTGCACCAAGTTCTAATCCGGGACCTGGATCTTATGTCGTTGAGAAGCTATTGAAGGCACTCATGTGTATCAAAGATGTGAACAGAAACAAAGACATGCTTATACAAATATGGATTCCAGTTATGAACAGAGGAGGCACTCAGATTCTCAGAACCAATGGGCTTCCATTCTCACTTGAATCAAGGTCTGTGAACCTTGCAAAGTACAGAGAAATCTCGGAGGTGTACCAGTTCTCTGCCGAGGAGGATTCGAAGGAGTTGGTGCCCGGATTGCCAGGGAGAGTTTACAAGGAGAAGGTTCCTGAGTGGACTCCTGATGTTAGATTCTTCAGGAGCTATGAATATCCAAGAGTTGACCATGCTCAAGTCTATGATGTGAGAGGATCATTGGCACTTCCAATCTTTGAGCAAGGTAGCAAGAATTGCTTAGGTGTTGTTGAAGTTGTCATGACTCAACAGAAAATCAACTATCGCCCTGAACTTGAAAGTGTTTGCCAAGCACTTGAGGTTTAATTTTCCTCCTCAACTTTCCTTATGTGTTCTCTTTTATTTGCATAATGAACTTCTATTGTGTTGTAAATATCCTAAGAAAACTTGAAACTTGTGCTTGCTAGCTTTTTCCTTTCATCGTGCTATTGCTATTTCTGGAGGTATAATTAATTTCTATGAAACTCTTCTTTCAATATCATCCTTTTCAAACAGATACTTTTATGACAAATATGATGTTGTTTACTTGTGattgaatttttctattttagctATTCAAATATAAGATTCATTTGTTAGTTTTAACTATTGGAGGAAATTTGTTGTTTTGCAGGCTGTTAATCTTACAAGCTCAAAACTTCCAACTATTCAGAATGTGAAggtaaaaatggaaaaaaaaaaaaagaaaaatcatctGAGAGTAAAGATTTTTAATGAACTTGAACTTCTCAATTTCCTTATGATAACTGAACtgttccatttttttttaattttcagcaTACATCATGTGAAAAGTCCTATGAAACTGCATTGCCTGAGATTCAAGAAGTATTAAGATCTGCATGTGAAATTCACAAATTGCCATTGGCACAGACATGGATTCCATGCATCAAACAAGGCAAAGAAGGATGCCGACACTCAGAAGACAACTATCCACACTGCATATCTCCAGTGGAGCATGCTTGCTATGTTGGTGACCCTTCAATCCAGGTCTTTCATGAGGCATGCTCTGAGCATCACTTGTTAAAAGGCCAAGGTGTTGCCGGCGGAGCATTCATGACGAATCAGCCTTGCTTCGCACCCGACATAACTTTGTTAAGCAAGACAGACTATCCACTTTCTCATCATGCAAGGATGTTTGGATTGCGCGCTGCAGTCGCCATACGCTTGCGAAGCATCTATAATAGTTCAGATGACTTTGTTCTTGAGTTCTTCTTGCCTTTGGAATGCATTGACAATGATGAACAGAAGAAGATGCTCACTTCATTGTCATTGATCATACAAAGGGTTTGCCATAGCTTGAGGGTTATATCAGATAAGGAATTGGAGGAGGAAACTGATTTTTCAGTTGAAGAAGTGATAGCTCATGAAGATAGTGGCACTTTTGCTAGTGCTGCAGCGTGGCCAGAACCACTGCAGAGTCAAATTGTTGCTTCATTGGGTGCTCAAGAAAAATCAAGTGAAACTATGGGGACGAGTTTCTCCGACCAAAGACAACAACAGCAAGAGAGTTCTGTTTTGAAAGGGAACCTTGACTCTAATGGGGAGTGTTCTACTTATAATGTCGGGAACTTGTCAAGTAAAACCGGAGA belongs to Arachis duranensis cultivar V14167 chromosome 8, aradu.V14167.gnm2.J7QH, whole genome shotgun sequence and includes:
- the LOC107460253 gene encoding protein NLP4; its protein translation is MRDGGVLSSGTMLEPTPPPPPPPLPPPPAPPPTTTTSISVDYDYINELFVDGCWLAASSSAAAAADGSADFYVPSPSFSNPIFDPFSWPCLDTEQIESQAREREQEHEKQEQPPPFSHDLVVAANSCSRNQQQQYHHYENQSVENNNPNPNNPSEFFRRWWIAPSSNPGPGSYVVEKLLKALMCIKDVNRNKDMLIQIWIPVMNRGGTQILRTNGLPFSLESRSVNLAKYREISEVYQFSAEEDSKELVPGLPGRVYKEKVPEWTPDVRFFRSYEYPRVDHAQVYDVRGSLALPIFEQGSKNCLGVVEVVMTQQKINYRPELESVCQALEAVNLTSSKLPTIQNVKHTSCEKSYETALPEIQEVLRSACEIHKLPLAQTWIPCIKQGKEGCRHSEDNYPHCISPVEHACYVGDPSIQVFHEACSEHHLLKGQGVAGGAFMTNQPCFAPDITLLSKTDYPLSHHARMFGLRAAVAIRLRSIYNSSDDFVLEFFLPLECIDNDEQKKMLTSLSLIIQRVCHSLRVISDKELEEETDFSVEEVIAHEDSGTFASAAAWPEPLQSQIVASLGAQEKSSETMGTSFSDQRQQQQESSVLKGNLDSNGECSTYNVGNLSSKTGDKKKSKVDKTITLQVLRQHFAGSLKDAAKNIGVCTTTLKRICRQHGIKRWPSRKIKKVGHSLQKLQLVIDSVQGASGAFQIDSFYSKFPDLAASPNLSGTSLFSNLKQCDNNPNSLSIQPDPGSLSPEGASKSPSSSCSQSSISSHPCSSMAEQQNHHLTNNNFDSSKDQMVLLVGENSSGDGLLKRIRSEAELKSLNEDRVKIVMPRSQSQETLGQHNVQNGHHGSLSRTKSKGTQKEDAAYRVKVTYGDEKARFKMPKNWGYEDLVQEVGRRFCISDMSKFDVKYLDDDYEWVLLTCDDDLEECIEVCQSSESTTIKLCLQLSNTNHSMRNPLEFR